The sequence below is a genomic window from Nicotiana tomentosiformis chromosome 6, ASM39032v3, whole genome shotgun sequence.
GAACGAGAACAATTGCGTTGATCATGAGCAGCTCCTACAAGCTGAAGCTCTAACATGGGACCACATTTTGAGTTTCGTGCGTCCTTCTTGTATAAGATGTGCAGTTGAACTACGAATTCCTGATATTCTTCGCAAACATGGGATTATGACAATTTCTGACCTTGTTGCGTCTCTACCTAATCTGAACCCTTCTAAAATTTCCTTTCTTCCCGTTTTAATGCGAATTTTAGTTCATTCTGGACTTCTCAATTACCAAAAAGAAGTAGATGGCTATTCCCTCACAACTGCTGGCTCTCTCCTCGTAGAAAATGAACCTTTTAGCAAGAGGTCACATTTCCTTTTTAGCCAAAATCCTGTTTCGTTAAAGCCATTTTCTTCCTTGAGCCATTGGTTACAAGATGATCTTCCCACTGCTTTTGACACAACGTACGGGAAATCCATGTGGGATTATTGCGCTGACGAGCCAAAATTTGGTAGTATTTTTAATGATGCAATGGCTAGTGATTCTAAATTGATTTCCCATTTGTTCATTAATTCTGAGCAGTATAAGCATGTTTTTGAGGGTTTAACGTCGTTGGTAGATGTTGGAGGTGGCACTGGAACTTTGGGTATGGCTATAGCtaatgcttttccaagattgaattGCATTGTGTTTGATCTCCCTCATGTCATTGGTGATCGAAAGGGAATAACGACTGGGAACTTGGAGTTTGTTGCTGGGAGTATGTTTGATAACATTCCTTATGCTAATGCAATCTTACTCAAGGTATTACATTACTTTTCCTAATTTAATCATTTTTCAGGTCCCTTCGGGATATCCGATAAAATTGGAAAGATAAAGGATAAGATTCACATGGACATTGCGCAAGGATGACATGCACAAATCAAGAAATGgtctaaattttaaatttaaaaatcattttttcaACATTAATTTTATTGACCTTTATGCGCACTATAATACATGAAGTCGCAAAATAGTTTCTTTTACGTTAAAGTAATTGAACTTATACTCAACTATAATGGTCAAGTCACAGTAAACATTACCCTATTAATTAACGTTTAGTTACTTTATTATCATAGAGGATAATATTCAATTACTTTAATGTATAAGAAAACACTAATTATGTGAAGTAGTTGTTATAAAGAGTAACTTTACCCCCTATAAGTGAAATCCTTGTGAATATAGTTAGTAACAGTATTCCCTTGAGATGTTAGTGTAAAATTTAATCGAAAATATTCCTATACTGTAATTATTTATATTTCTTTAGCTGAGGGTCTTTTagctgagggtctatcgaaaacgaCCTTTTCGATCTCTTAGAGtaagggtaaggctgcgtacatcctacTCTCCACATACCGCACTTATGAGAATCCACggaattattattgttgtttgttgttgtatAATTACTTATATATAGTTGTAACTGCATGGGTAAAACAGTTTATTTTGCACAACTGGAGTGACGAAGACTGTGTGAAGTTACTGAAGAAATGCAGAGAGTCAATTCCAAGTAAAGAGAAGGGAGGGAAAGTGATGGTCATAGACATAGTAATGGAGGATTATTCGAGCAATAATATTAATGAGCAGCTTGTTCAAGTACAGCATTTCATGGACGTTATCATGAGGATTAGTTACGGTGCCAAAGAGAGAACTAAGACGGAATGGGAAAAGCTTTTCCTAGATGCTGGTTTTAGTGACTATAAAATAACAGCCAATTTTGGCATGAGGTCTCTAATTGAAATCTATCCTTAAACAAGCATATGGTTATGGATCATCATATCTTTAATTAACAAAACAAAATGAATCTTTGCCGCAGTTGCTCGACAGTCCATAGTTTCTTAATTAGTTTGGCATCTGATATTTGGTGCAACATAAGTTGATTTAATGGGCGTATTTGGTACGAAAGAAGCACACTTTCGGGAATAATATATTTTCATCGTTGTGGATGTATTTTTATTGGTGTATTTTTGTTGACTCAGAATTATGTATTTTTATATCTAACGTGAAAAAGTTCTAAGTTTGTCCTACTAATAATATAACTCAGTTTCGAATACACCCCTTATATTTTAAAATCACATGCTAACATCCCATATATTATGAAAATTCTACATTTACGCCCCCATGAGTTATATCACTATACGTATTTGtaactaaattattttcaaatataatacaaaaggaaaataattaatataaagtttttatttattatttatgaaGTTTAAAGGATAaacatttttattaaaatatttattcaCACCTTTGATTAATTGTGTTTTGGAATATGTGTCTTTTAAAATTCTTAAATAGAAAATGAACACAAATTACTTATgacttttttaaaaaacaaattagAAACAAGAAAAttacttaatgatttttaagtCACTTTTCTACATTTCCTATTTATAAGCCTTGATATCCtaaaatatttattctctttttaAATCAAAGACgtgaataatttttttataaaaaaacatTATTCATCTCGTATATATCTTTATATCACTAACGAAGCTCCACCGTGAAAGGGTGGACTCCCATGTCTAAATTATCAAGAAAAAATATTGATATTTCCTCCTTAACTTTTGATTAAATTTAAAACTATACCCTCATTAAGAAGTTAGgggcaaaaataattttttttaaaagacaTAATAAGATTAAATCAAAAGTTTAATAGAAGGCAAACTTTAGTCaatttcaattatttttttttggtaataaATGTCATAACAAACCAACACTTTAATGCAATTTAAGAGCATCCCGGTGTTACACTATTATAACGACAAGGACCTCCCTTATCCGCTATGTCCTCCTAATACATCCCAACAAGAAAAACTAACAAAAGAACAAATACATATTGGAACTCTAGCTATCTACAGATATGTTGAATCAATGATAGACATTTTCGCGCCTTCTTTATTGTTTGTAGGTCTTCTAGCCTTGCTTTaatctctctttgtatttgtgcTGCCACAAAATCTATATTTACACATGTACTTCTAAAAAAATTCGAGTTTCTTGCTTTCCATGTGTGATATATCAATGCTCCCCATATAGCTGAGGCCACTTTCTTCTTCATATGCTTCCACTTCCTAGTATTCAACCAATGCAATATTTGAGTAACCCCTTTGCTCCCTAATTGTATACCCAACAATGCACTAAGTTCATCCCTTACTGcttgatccacgtccaatccgcactcaatagtgagtgaaaaaggtcgttggaagaatagtacccaataagagtcggggtcgattttcacaAGGAGTTTAATATGAGTGTTAGGGGTATACTCTTGAAGAAAGCAAATGGAATAACTAGATTGCATTTCCAAATACAGAGTTTtaatttctaattctaattttactctaccAATATTAAGCTAAGAGAATAAACTAGAAAGCGAAtgattatttttggtgtttttcccAAATAGTTAAAAAGTCTAGGGATGTGACcttaacctaggtgttcgcctaatgggttaaatacgttaacacttattttgttgattggggtgtattatagctctcaactctacgttacccactcaatacctctcggtcatagagtgattttgtccaatttgtctttctcaaacccaaatgggtatcaagctaaatagttgaCGAGTTCTCACTATATCTAGTTTGAACTCTTTAATTGGGCtaatcaaaccctcaattattccaattccttgttagccaagttatcctagattTGGTCAATcattctcaagtaaagaccaagtcaaaaaggcatgaatcaatgtttgtaatcattaattctaaaattaaagcataaactaggctaaataatcaacacacaatcataaacaagcattaaattaaataaccataaggtttacacactaaggttgggtcacaaccctagtaagaatctagctactcatagtgaaaaatgaagaaaaacaagaaaaaatactaattaaactcataatctaagattaaatgataaaatatgatgtttaaatcttaaaatagtcacaaacttcctaaaatagcaaaatcCAACGGGTACAGTagctcaaacttcgaaacttgacctaaaaatgtgattctCGTTTATTTATAGTGGTCCAAAAATCGCTGACGAAAATGCCCCTTaggaggttctgcggctgcacaatttcatatacggtccgcagatttcttcagctggcagggtcttggattctgcagccgcataattcTGGTCTGCGACTGCAGAgcatcttttgcggccgcacaattcttttgcgaccgcacaattcttgtgcggtcttgtgcggtccgcacttcaagCAAGGCTTCAAGTCTTTGTCATTTGCACACTCTATGAACTTTTAATCAATTGTCAGTGCAGACTTTGTTCTACGGTCGCAGAAATCATGTGCGGTTAGCAGATCAGCTAATACTCTATTGGGCTTCTTTACTTATTCTGCGGCCACAGAGGGAattctgcagtccgcactttcTACTGCGGCCACAGAAAtccttctacggaccgcacatctTATGTTCTGcgccccttcttgccttgtgagtcggaacactcctttttgagttggatttcatcatgGGAGCCCAAACTTCTAACATTActgcaatttgcacacttttGTTAGTTTtggaaacataaatcaatacattcgaactaaaacaaaagtaaaaaatgtgctaataagtggtcaaaatccacacttatcaactccccaaaacttaagtttttgcttgtcctcaagcaaataaattagttcccaccttcTCAGAGTTACAAGTCATTATAGCGAGTCAATGGTATCATATatcagttgggaccaataattactcacactactcatgcattattaacaaggtgacaagtcaaatattcatgcacatatagttctaatatgacatttgagcttcaagaattaacTTTActtcaaggactcttgttctatcatgtagatcatggtggactccaaactcttcctcctctactttccatttgccaagctcacttaagaaattagcacttaatcttaagattcatgaaaggttcactcgtctctcacaagagaatatcacaagtacggcttcaagtaccataggcttgcctctcatgtagatcacctctaatgtaagctcactcggtttgaAATTAAGTAGAACTTCTTTCGGGTTATAACAATGGCTTTTGAATTatggtaggataccatatgggtaaggggttatacctttccttaagcactccacattttcatttctcGACTCACGATTACCAATTttagaggcattttcttttcattggggactagagagactttaAATCACTCTTTCTTGTTAATTTCATTATCGTTATCCCTTTTTGATTGCTCATGTTAGGTAttattacctctttttgaatccatcaacctttccacttattcacttttttatgcattttgttttgttcttttcttgccttctcttttcatagagatcatttttttctgtttttatgccttgatacctttttcaaattcctcatatctcccccaaacttatgctttaaGCCACTTATTTtataagagtgttaaggaaaatCTGGGTGCCAAGAAAGGGTCACGACAAAATaggtaaaggcttataacatggttatTAAATGAGAAAgtctagaggctcaaaggggttgactagggataacaacattggacattggttggcaatagaaagctcaaataggccaaggaaagcctacaatcacatctcaaaccaagcaaaatttaggattttgccttgaaatacattcggggcaagttctagaccattcgcacggatacttggactagcaaaaattcatctcacccctcacgcaactaaattgtaaaagaggatagagtcgagaacCTACAACaatcacattcaagtttaaagatcactatggtccaataaaccactcgatgatcaccaaagtcaactcaagagtcacaaagtcactaactagagttatttctttcaaaaaccttgtctctaattataagcacgtagttaagtgtgttggtaccaaataaAGTATGATTAACTcttcgagaatgacttgattaagtctttttattcattactactactattattacttaAACACAAAAAttgactcattcccttaagaaggttatcacgCCATCCATTGTTGGGACGAGCCAtctggttcacacaaaaactacctttggaaagaaccgtggcattaagaaaactaaaggcttattatctactaaagcataaaaagaagctacttaacaaaacaagaactaatatggaaaaaataaagaagctaataagcaataactactaaagatagataaaTATACATAAGAAGAGAGAGAGACGATAGATAAatataaataagaaaagaaagagtatcatcaaattattacagaccaaatgTATCCAAAGTGTACCAGTGTATCAAATAGACTCCTCCCCCCCCGAATAAATGTAAGCATTTtccccaatgcttagcaaaataagagtaaaagaagagagggtgaagaaaactccctaaggatccttggacatctcagtgACCCCAGCAATATCATCTCCCTCAGGGTCAGCCAATtatatctcatcatcatcaaatttGGGCGTGGCTGGGTTGTGG
It includes:
- the LOC104089757 gene encoding myricetin 7/4'-O-methyltransferase 2-like; its protein translation is MAKNENNCVDHEQLLQAEALTWDHILSFVRPSCIRCAVELRIPDILRKHGIMTISDLVASLPNLNPSKISFLPVLMRILVHSGLLNYQKEVDGYSLTTAGSLLVENEPFSKRSHFLFSQNPVSLKPFSSLSHWLQDDLPTAFDTTYGKSMWDYCADEPKFGSIFNDAMASDSKLISHLFINSEQYKHVFEGLTSLVDVGGGTGTLGMAIANAFPRLNCIVFDLPHVIGDRKGITTGNLEFVAGSMFDNIPYANAILLKFILHNWSDEDCVKLLKKCRESIPSKEKGGKVMVIDIVMEDYSSNNINEQLVQVQHFMDVIMRISYGAKERTKTEWEKLFLDAGFSDYKITANFGMRSLIEIYP